The Accipiter gentilis chromosome 7, bAccGen1.1, whole genome shotgun sequence genome includes a region encoding these proteins:
- the AQP10 gene encoding aquaporin-10 isoform X1 encodes MGTTSFLKRAQALLHIRNQLVRECLAELLAVFVLILITLSGSAQMVTSSGTKGNILTTYLAGALAVMVAIYTAGGVSGAHLNPAFSLAMCLLEQFPWWKLPIFVAVQTSGAFISAGAVYALYYDAIQHYSNGTLTTSGPWETASIFATYPADYLSLSNGFLDQVMGTALLIVGILAILDTRNKGVPKGLEPVAVALLVFSIEVSMGSNCGCPMNPARDFGPRLFTYIAGWGAEVFSRGNGWWWVPVVAPLLGAALGSALYQLLVAFHHPLEEGDPPAEQTSLVLVNVAIPPDTDMSPGEKDTGGMLPQKK; translated from the exons ATGGGCACCACTTCCTTCCTGAAGCGGGCCCAGGCTCTGCTCCACATCCGGAACCAGCTGGTGCGGGAATgcctggctgagctgctggctgtcTTCGTGCTTATC CTGATCACCCTGAGCGGCTCGGCACAGATGGTCACCAGCTCCGGGACGAAGGGGAACATCCTCACCACCTACCTTGCAGGCGCCCTGGCAGTCATGGTGGCCATCTACACGGCGGGGGGAGTCTCCG GGGCCCACCTGAACCCAGCATTCTCCCTCGCCATGTGCCTGCTGGAGCAGTTTCCCTGGTGGAAGCTTCCCATCTTCGTGGCCGTGCAGACCTCGGGAGCTTTCATATCTGCCGGAGCCGTCTACGCCCTCTACTATG ATGCCATCCAGCACTACAGCAACGGGACCCTCACCACCTCTGGCCCCTGGGAAACCGCCTCCATCTTTGCCACCTACCCTGCTGACTATCTCTCCCTCTCCAATGGCTTCTTGGACCAG gtGATGGGCACAGCACTGCTGATCGTGGGCATCCTGGCCATTCTGGACACCCGGAACAAGGGTGTCCCCAAGGGCCTGGAGCCGGTGGCCGTGGCCCTGCTGGTGTTCTCCATCGAGGTCTCCATGGGCTCAAACTGCGGCTGCCCCATGAACCCCGCACGGGATTTTGGGCCCCGGCTCTTCACCTACATTGCGGGTTGGGGCGCAGAGGTCTTCAG CAGGGGCaatgggtggtggtgggtgccGGTGGTGGCACCACTGCTGGGGGCCGCTCTGGGCTCGGCCCTTTACCAGCTCCTCGTGGCTTTCCACCACCCACTGGAGGAGGGTGACCCCCCAGCCGAGCAGACATCCCTGGTCCTCGTCAACGTCGCCATCCCCCCAGACACAGACATGTCACCCGGGGAGAAGGACACTGGGGGGATGCTGCCCCAGAAGAAGTGA
- the AQP10 gene encoding aquaporin-10 isoform X2, whose amino-acid sequence MGTTSFLKRAQALLHIRNQLVRECLAELLAVFVLILITLSGSAQMVTSSGTKGNILTTYLAGALAVMVAIYTAGGVSGAHLNPAFSLAMCLLEQFPWWKLPIFVAVQTSGAFISAGAVYALYYGTGRWAGAWQGNTAVVPGWLGSQTGSDSAPQMPSSTTATGPSPPLAPGKPPPSLPPTLLTISPSPMASWTSPTGDGHSTADRGHPGHSGHPEQGCPQGPGAGGRGPAGVLHRGLHGLKLRLPHEPRTGFWAPALHLHCGLGRRGLQQGQWVVVGAGGGTTAGGRSGLGPLPAPRGFPPPTGGG is encoded by the exons ATGGGCACCACTTCCTTCCTGAAGCGGGCCCAGGCTCTGCTCCACATCCGGAACCAGCTGGTGCGGGAATgcctggctgagctgctggctgtcTTCGTGCTTATC CTGATCACCCTGAGCGGCTCGGCACAGATGGTCACCAGCTCCGGGACGAAGGGGAACATCCTCACCACCTACCTTGCAGGCGCCCTGGCAGTCATGGTGGCCATCTACACGGCGGGGGGAGTCTCCG GGGCCCACCTGAACCCAGCATTCTCCCTCGCCATGTGCCTGCTGGAGCAGTTTCCCTGGTGGAAGCTTCCCATCTTCGTGGCCGTGCAGACCTCGGGAGCTTTCATATCTGCCGGAGCCGTCTACGCCCTCTACTATGGTACAGGGAGGTGGGCAGGTGCCTGGCAGGGGAACACCGCGGTTGTGCCAGGGTGGCTGGGCTCGCAGACGGGCTCTGACTCTGCTCCGCAGATGCCATCCAGCACTACAGCAACGGGACCCTCACCACCTCTGGCCCCTGGGAAACCGCCTCCATCTTTGCCACCTACCCTGCTGACTATCTCTCCCTCTCCAATGGCTTCTTGGACCAG ccccacaggtGATGGGCACAGCACTGCTGATCGTGGGCATCCTGGCCATTCTGGACACCCGGAACAAGGGTGTCCCCAAGGGCCTGGAGCCGGTGGCCGTGGCCCTGCTGGTGTTCTCCATCGAGGTCTCCATGGGCTCAAACTGCGGCTGCCCCATGAACCCCGCACGGGATTTTGGGCCCCGGCTCTTCACCTACATTGCGGGTTGGGGCGCAGAGGTCTTCAG CAGGGGCaatgggtggtggtgggtgccGGTGGTGGCACCACTGCTGGGGGCCGCTCTGGGCTCGGCCCTTTACCAGCTCCTCGTGGCTTTCCACCACCCACTGGAGGAGGGTGA